The Candidatus Binataceae bacterium genome includes a region encoding these proteins:
- a CDS encoding acyl-CoA dehydrogenase family protein: MDFSIPPDIEAYLKELDDFIEREIKPLERENDNIRFFDHRREWARTDFENGGLPRHDWEALLGEMRKRADKAGHYRYGLPKEYGGKDGTNLGMAIIREYLAAKGLGLHCDLQNESSVVGNLPTVLMFRDFGTEEQKKKWIPGILDGSLRVAFGLTEPGHGSDATWMDTRGVRDGDGWRITGAKMWNTGLHVATHDFVFTRTSGKDGSPRGITCFIVPVKSEGIKIEEYLWTFNMPTDHPRVSFNNVYVPAGEILGDPENGLAVAQHFVHENRIRQAASSLGAAQYCINESVKYAKDRKPFGKPLASNQAIQWPLVELHTEAAMLRELIHKTAWQMDHMPKPEVALKLSDKVAMCNYRANRLVCDAADRAMQVHGAIGYSRHKPFEHIFRHHRRYRITEGSEEIQMRRVAQYLFGFFKDGRVPSEG, encoded by the coding sequence GTGGATTTCAGCATTCCGCCAGACATAGAGGCTTATCTCAAAGAACTCGACGATTTCATCGAGCGCGAAATCAAACCGCTCGAGCGTGAGAACGATAACATCCGATTTTTCGACCATCGCCGCGAATGGGCCCGCACCGATTTCGAGAACGGCGGTCTGCCGCGCCACGATTGGGAAGCTCTCCTCGGCGAGATGCGTAAGCGTGCCGACAAGGCCGGGCACTATCGCTACGGGCTGCCCAAGGAATACGGCGGCAAGGACGGCACCAACCTGGGCATGGCGATCATCCGCGAATACCTGGCGGCCAAGGGCCTCGGCCTGCACTGCGATCTGCAGAATGAAAGTTCGGTCGTCGGCAATCTTCCGACCGTGCTGATGTTCCGCGACTTCGGCACCGAAGAGCAAAAGAAAAAGTGGATTCCGGGAATCCTCGACGGCTCGCTGCGCGTCGCGTTCGGCCTCACCGAACCCGGTCACGGCTCCGACGCGACCTGGATGGATACGCGCGGTGTGCGCGACGGAGACGGATGGCGCATCACGGGCGCCAAGATGTGGAACACGGGCCTGCACGTCGCGACGCACGACTTCGTGTTCACGCGCACTTCGGGCAAGGACGGCAGTCCGCGCGGTATCACCTGCTTCATCGTCCCGGTGAAGAGCGAGGGCATCAAGATTGAAGAGTACCTCTGGACCTTCAACATGCCGACCGACCATCCGCGCGTGTCCTTCAACAATGTTTACGTTCCGGCCGGCGAAATCCTGGGCGATCCTGAAAACGGACTCGCCGTGGCGCAACATTTCGTGCATGAGAATCGCATCCGGCAGGCGGCCTCGTCCCTCGGCGCAGCGCAATACTGCATCAACGAGAGCGTGAAGTACGCCAAGGATCGCAAGCCCTTCGGCAAGCCGCTCGCGAGCAACCAGGCCATCCAGTGGCCGCTCGTTGAGCTGCATACCGAGGCCGCGATGCTGCGCGAGCTGATCCACAAGACGGCATGGCAGATGGATCACATGCCCAAGCCCGAAGTGGCGCTCAAGCTTTCCGACAAGGTCGCGATGTGCAATTACCGCGCGAACCGCCTCGTCTGCGACGCGGCGGACCGTGCGATGCAGGTGCATGGCGCCATCGGATACTCGCGGCACAAGCCCTTCGAGCACATCTTCCGGCATCATCGCCGCTATCGAATCACCGAGGGCTCCGAGGAAATCCAGATGCGGCGCGTGGCGCAGTACTTGTTCGGATTCTTCAAGGACGGGCGCGTGCCGTCGGAGGGATGA
- a CDS encoding metalloregulator ArsR/SmtB family transcription factor, which translates to MSIDRTIAALADPTRRELLHRLARKPCRAGELARGFAISRPAVVKHTRMLTGAGLIRARKSGRERIYELAPEGRTALTSLIKKLEEMSAFWDAALDAFKRYAEENG; encoded by the coding sequence ATGTCGATTGATCGCACCATCGCCGCGCTCGCCGATCCCACCCGCCGCGAACTCCTGCATCGGCTCGCGCGCAAGCCGTGCCGCGCCGGCGAGCTCGCGCGCGGTTTCGCGATAAGCCGCCCCGCCGTCGTCAAGCATACGAGGATGCTCACGGGCGCGGGCCTCATTCGCGCGCGCAAATCCGGCCGCGAGCGTATCTACGAGCTCGCCCCCGAAGGCCGCACGGCGCTGACTTCATTGATAAAGAAGCTCGAGGAAATGAGCGCGTTCTGGGACGCCGCGCTCGACGCATTCAAGCGCTACGCCGAAGAGAACGGCTGA